In Paenibacillus phoenicis, one genomic interval encodes:
- a CDS encoding carbohydrate-binding protein, with translation MVQASFLWRTKIWLLALALVVPLFSILAYVDGKQVGAAGERILVGYWHNFDNGSTNIRLRDVSPDFDVIQVAFAEPIGGPTSGNMAFTPYNASVNDFKADIRELQGKGKKVLISVGGANGTVDLSTEQARQTFVQTMKSIIDTYGLNGLDIDLEGSSLSLNGGDVDFRNPTTPRIVNLISAVREILNSYGPDFMLTMAPETAYVQGGYVAYGGPWGAYLPVIYAVRDQLDYLHVQHYNSGPMTALDGKTYVQGTADFQVAMAEMLLQGFNVGGNANYKFPALRPDQLLIGLPATQAAAGGGYTTPANVHKALDYLIKGQSFGGSYTLRQPQGYPGLKGLMTWSINWDKAANFEFSRSHRAYLDNLGTNPGPGPDPDPNPTPDTTPPTAPTQLRVTAVTPNSITLEWAASTDNVGVVGYTISYGSSSVNATNTTATISGLSPNTTYIFTVTAKDAAGNVSSGAIVQGTTAPSDSPGEAQPWQPWVSYNVNDQVSYNGSIYICIQAHTSLPGWEPANVPALWKLK, from the coding sequence ATGGTTCAAGCCAGTTTTTTATGGAGGACAAAGATTTGGTTGCTTGCCTTAGCTCTCGTAGTTCCGTTGTTTTCAATCTTAGCGTATGTTGACGGCAAGCAGGTTGGAGCAGCAGGAGAGCGAATACTCGTAGGATATTGGCATAATTTCGATAACGGTTCTACGAATATTCGGCTGCGGGATGTTTCACCGGATTTTGATGTCATTCAGGTTGCGTTCGCTGAACCGATTGGAGGACCCACCAGCGGGAATATGGCATTTACGCCGTATAATGCTTCCGTCAACGACTTCAAGGCGGATATCCGTGAGCTGCAAGGGAAGGGCAAAAAGGTCCTCATTTCCGTGGGCGGCGCCAATGGAACCGTGGACCTGTCTACGGAGCAAGCGCGGCAAACTTTTGTTCAGACGATGAAGAGTATTATCGATACTTACGGTTTAAATGGACTGGACATTGATCTTGAAGGAAGCTCTTTATCCTTAAACGGGGGAGATGTGGATTTTCGAAATCCGACGACGCCGAGAATCGTGAATTTGATTTCCGCTGTACGTGAAATTTTGAACAGCTATGGTCCGGACTTCATGTTAACCATGGCGCCGGAGACGGCTTATGTTCAGGGCGGTTATGTAGCCTATGGCGGTCCTTGGGGCGCTTATCTGCCGGTCATTTACGCCGTCCGGGATCAACTGGATTATCTCCATGTGCAGCATTATAACTCCGGTCCGATGACCGCGCTTGACGGCAAGACTTATGTTCAAGGCACGGCAGACTTCCAAGTGGCTATGGCTGAAATGCTGCTGCAAGGATTTAATGTCGGCGGCAATGCGAATTATAAGTTCCCGGCTCTTCGCCCGGACCAACTGCTCATCGGCCTTCCGGCGACGCAAGCGGCGGCGGGGGGAGGTTATACGACGCCAGCTAATGTACACAAGGCATTGGATTACCTGATTAAAGGCCAATCGTTTGGCGGAAGCTATACCTTACGTCAACCGCAAGGTTATCCCGGCCTTAAAGGCTTGATGACCTGGTCGATCAACTGGGACAAGGCGGCGAACTTTGAATTTTCTCGGTCTCATCGTGCGTATTTAGACAATTTGGGGACGAACCCAGGGCCAGGTCCAGATCCGGACCCCAATCCAACTCCCGACACAACGCCGCCAACCGCCCCAACTCAGCTTCGGGTCACCGCGGTTACGCCAAACAGTATTACTCTGGAGTGGGCGGCTTCCACTGATAATGTGGGCGTTGTTGGTTATACCATCTCCTATGGTTCCAGCAGCGTGAATGCGACGAATACCACGGCAACCATTAGCGGATTGTCCCCGAACACGACGTATATTTTTACCGTCACAGCGAAAGATGCTGCCGGCAACGTCTCCTCAGGAGCTATTGTCCAAGGGACAACCGCGCCGTCCGACTCTCCGGGCGAAGCCCAACCTTGGCAACCTTGGGTATCCTATAACGTCAACGACCAAGTATCCTACAACGGAAGCATTTATATCTGCATTCAAGCCCATACGTCTCTTCCGGGCTGGGAGCCTGCGAATGTGCCTGCTTTGTGGAAGTTGAAATAA
- a CDS encoding helix-turn-helix domain-containing protein — translation MYKRIRDLRTDRDLTQQQIAQLLNISQATYSRYENGNLDVPSSVLIKLANFYNVSIDYILGQTNNSKRSNDK, via the coding sequence ATGTATAAGCGAATTAGGGATTTAAGAACAGATAGAGATTTAACGCAGCAACAAATAGCTCAACTTTTAAACATTTCACAGGCAACCTATTCTCGTTACGAAAACGGGAACTTGGATGTTCCCAGCTCCGTTTTGATTAAATTAGCCAACTTCTATAACGTTAGTATCGATTACATTCTGGGTCAAACCAACAATTCAAAGCGTTCTAATGACAAATAA
- a CDS encoding cupredoxin domain-containing protein → MITIRPLQPQEFDFFTDMHYELIHIPQGKPPKDELLNAPHLKKYHEGWGEQETELSSP, encoded by the coding sequence ATGATCACAATCAGACCGCTACAACCCCAGGAATTCGATTTTTTCACGGATATGCACTACGAGTTGATTCATATTCCACAAGGAAAACCGCCGAAGGATGAGCTATTGAATGCGCCGCATCTGAAGAAGTATCACGAAGGTTGGGGCGAACAGGAGACCGAGCTTTCGTCGCCGTGA
- a CDS encoding TetR/AcrR family transcriptional regulator, with product MELFWEKGFERTSIQDLVDRTGVHRGSLYDTFGDKNQLFLNCLDRFQEVTKDQAFRILEEDGEPKELLQLYFDSLIDVALNNETGRRGCFIANTAMELGAVDSEISTRIEAFTSDMEMAFINF from the coding sequence ATGGAATTGTTCTGGGAGAAAGGCTTTGAGCGAACCTCCATTCAGGATTTGGTCGATCGGACGGGGGTTCACAGGGGGAGCCTGTACGATACGTTTGGCGATAAAAATCAACTGTTCCTCAACTGTTTGGATCGATTCCAGGAAGTGACTAAAGATCAAGCCTTTCGGATCCTTGAAGAGGATGGAGAACCCAAAGAATTGCTACAACTTTATTTCGATAGTTTAATTGATGTGGCTTTAAACAATGAAACGGGACGCCGTGGATGTTTTATTGCCAATACAGCCATGGAACTGGGAGCCGTGGATTCGGAGATTTCAACGCGGATCGAAGCTTTTACGTCAGACATGGAAATGGCTTTTATAAATTTTTGA
- a CDS encoding winged helix-turn-helix transcriptional regulator yields the protein MEKIPELCRVGDALEILVGKWKPVILLVLLQEGTKRFSDLKRKLPDISQKMLTQKLRELEEEGIIERIVYPEVPPRVEYSITECGRSLEPLLDAMHSWGVSHVQRKEENHRQVIEEK from the coding sequence ATGGAGAAGATACCTGAGCTTTGTCGCGTCGGTGACGCTTTGGAAATTTTGGTGGGAAAGTGGAAGCCGGTGATTTTGTTGGTGTTACTGCAAGAAGGCACGAAAAGATTCAGCGACTTAAAGCGCAAGCTGCCAGACATTTCACAAAAAATGCTGACTCAGAAGCTGCGTGAATTGGAGGAAGAGGGAATCATCGAACGGATCGTCTATCCCGAGGTTCCGCCCCGTGTAGAGTATTCGATTACGGAGTGTGGAAGAAGTCTGGAGCCGCTTCTAGACGCAATGCACAGTTGGGGGGTAAGCCATGTGCAGCGGAAGGAGGAGAACCATCGGCAGGTAATTGAAGAGAAATAA
- a CDS encoding DUF6809 family protein, whose product MKSIVEDIFYGNLRPEERLVPTDPDYRPLNRKISDLMQEAKECFSEKDFAKLEQILDLNGESNSMVIREAFVQGFRMGTLVMVEVFCGDKEKRS is encoded by the coding sequence ATGAAGAGTATTGTAGAAGATATATTCTACGGCAACTTGAGACCTGAAGAACGATTGGTTCCTACAGATCCCGACTATCGTCCACTTAATAGAAAGATTTCGGACTTAATGCAAGAAGCAAAAGAATGTTTTTCGGAGAAAGACTTTGCAAAATTAGAGCAAATCTTAGATTTGAATGGTGAATCTAATTCAATGGTAATAAGGGAGGCCTTTGTCCAGGGCTTTAGGATGGGGACATTGGTTATGGTTGAGGTGTTTTGTGGGGATAAGGAGAAGAGAAGCTAA
- a CDS encoding AraC family transcriptional regulator, with the protein MSEYLEIPEFQDSILFRTFLNDGMTIVYPHWHKEIEIIYSRKGKVNIGVREEIVQLEEGEIFFFPSGEAHYFLASPESERYVYQFNLKLFDERTLRISEDSLLNLFETGEPLSRNWPQGLAQKATELLIHLYEVEQTKPMGMNYLTLGYLYQLIGEFYLHLPRRQTSNLPSKRSTIQHKETLDLLNQVFEYVENRYREVITLEDVAKFVGFSPYYFTRFFKANTGQTFMQFLTEYRINQAKFILANENIPMAEVADKAGFASVKTFHHVFKDEVGQSPLQYRKNLIES; encoded by the coding sequence ATGAGCGAGTACTTGGAAATCCCGGAGTTTCAGGATTCCATTTTGTTTCGAACGTTCCTAAATGACGGAATGACGATTGTCTATCCGCATTGGCATAAAGAAATTGAAATCATCTATTCCCGCAAAGGCAAGGTGAACATCGGCGTTCGGGAAGAGATCGTCCAGTTGGAGGAAGGGGAGATCTTCTTTTTCCCTAGCGGGGAGGCTCATTATTTCTTGGCTTCGCCAGAGAGTGAACGGTATGTCTATCAGTTTAATCTGAAACTGTTTGATGAGAGAACCCTGCGCATTTCAGAGGACTCCTTATTAAATCTCTTTGAAACCGGCGAGCCGCTTAGCCGCAACTGGCCGCAGGGGTTAGCCCAGAAGGCGACGGAGCTGTTAATTCATTTATATGAAGTCGAACAGACGAAACCGATGGGCATGAATTATTTGACCCTCGGGTATCTGTACCAATTAATCGGCGAGTTTTATTTGCATTTGCCAAGACGCCAAACCTCGAACTTGCCCAGCAAGCGATCCACCATTCAGCACAAAGAAACCTTGGATTTGCTGAATCAAGTCTTTGAATATGTGGAAAATCGTTATCGGGAAGTGATTACCCTAGAAGACGTGGCGAAATTCGTGGGCTTTAGTCCGTACTATTTCACTCGATTCTTTAAGGCGAATACGGGGCAGACGTTCATGCAGTTCCTGACGGAGTATCGGATCAATCAAGCAAAGTTTATTTTGGCCAACGAAAATATCCCTATGGCGGAAGTCGCCGATAAAGCCGGCTTCGCCAGCGTCAAAACGTTCCATCATGTGTTTAAAGATGAGGTTGGACAATCGCCGCTGCAGTATCGCAAAAATCTAATAGAGTCTTAA
- a CDS encoding AAA family ATPase, translating into MDKRTYKIIIGSKSFFDDQIKEFKEEAEYFLDLVRIFDEIKQRGYQSDQFKASSMILKNNNYHGIVESAHDRLGSLIEELTTDDATIYIHNPPRVLETYLEDLCNREIVHLTRIIEEYTITRQPEHFSENMSSIAQSIIGQNNAVYEISKSMWYLTTVNRKKPYVIMLYGKSSLGKTELVREISKKFFEGKFMEKHLSMFKNEAYSYYFFGDRPNRRSLGFDLLERESNLIFLDELDKCPEYFYSAFYTLFDNTIFSDATYDVDISGLLIILTSNFSSLNEIKESLGLPIFYRIDKFIEFNDFSEETIYELTMKEIESIAKECEGLIDRFEVYSRVSKIIQATGENARTIKSKILSVIEELLFQEVTDIRLSVQENIKPLLK; encoded by the coding sequence GTGGATAAAAGAACATACAAAATAATAATCGGTTCAAAGTCTTTTTTCGATGATCAAATTAAAGAGTTCAAAGAAGAGGCAGAATACTTTCTGGATTTAGTTAGGATATTTGATGAAATAAAGCAAAGAGGTTATCAATCAGATCAATTTAAAGCTTCATCCATGATATTAAAAAATAATAATTATCATGGAATTGTGGAATCAGCCCACGATAGATTAGGCTCATTAATTGAAGAGCTGACTACAGATGATGCAACTATATATATTCATAATCCTCCAAGAGTATTAGAAACATATCTTGAAGATTTATGCAACCGTGAAATAGTTCATTTGACTCGGATTATTGAGGAGTATACTATAACCAGACAACCAGAGCATTTTTCAGAAAATATGAGCTCTATCGCACAGAGCATTATTGGACAAAATAATGCAGTTTACGAAATAAGTAAAAGTATGTGGTATTTAACTACTGTAAATAGAAAAAAGCCTTATGTAATCATGTTATATGGCAAAAGTAGTTTGGGGAAAACGGAACTAGTTAGGGAAATATCGAAAAAATTCTTTGAAGGTAAATTTATGGAAAAGCACTTGTCGATGTTTAAAAATGAGGCTTATTCCTATTATTTTTTTGGTGACCGACCAAATCGAAGAAGTTTAGGATTTGACCTTTTGGAAAGAGAATCAAATCTTATTTTTCTTGACGAACTTGATAAATGTCCAGAATACTTCTATTCAGCCTTTTACACTTTGTTTGATAATACTATTTTCAGTGACGCGACATATGATGTTGATATTTCAGGCTTATTGATAATATTAACATCTAATTTTTCTAGTTTAAATGAGATAAAAGAGAGTTTAGGTCTACCCATTTTTTATAGAATCGATAAATTTATCGAATTTAATGACTTTTCTGAAGAAACTATATACGAGCTAACGATGAAGGAGATAGAATCAATTGCTAAGGAGTGTGAGGGGCTTATCGATAGGTTCGAAGTATATAGTAGGGTTAGTAAAATTATCCAAGCAACCGGTGAAAATGCTCGAACTATCAAGAGTAAAATATTAAGTGTTATTGAGGAACTGCTTTTTCAGGAAGTTACTGATATAAGATTGTCGGTGCAAGAAAATATTAAGCCGCTACTTAAGTAA
- a CDS encoding DUF6414 family protein, with protein MIKNKGINKIIYFDKETIRNILQEQNKGSKTTKLDSVSSTGIGTSVEVETKVKLSVPFWDRLSFLFSGRINASFMFKRDSSTTITSTEISEFEQLKLHFTEIKDTLIFDIENSSTFFRVAGGYLRIIKGGVEGVDIKEFKSVMDDYDGYDTYKVDDQRYVRFNNSAFVSNYKRNDLLATRMTLYCIDVGKFDKEKFDFFKQISKMENLITGVNHHKSLADAYPPTMSIDDDKNGDSISKGNSANEIQLFDVVYACITMGGIQGG; from the coding sequence ATGATTAAAAATAAAGGTATTAATAAGATTATATATTTTGACAAAGAAACAATAAGAAATATCCTTCAAGAACAAAATAAAGGTTCAAAAACAACTAAGTTAGATTCTGTTTCCTCAACTGGAATTGGAACTAGTGTTGAGGTCGAGACGAAAGTTAAATTAAGTGTGCCTTTTTGGGATAGATTATCTTTTTTATTTTCAGGAAGAATTAACGCATCATTTATGTTTAAAAGAGATAGTTCGACAACAATTACATCAACTGAGATTTCTGAATTTGAACAACTAAAGTTGCATTTTACAGAAATAAAGGACACGCTAATTTTCGACATTGAAAACTCATCAACTTTTTTTAGGGTTGCAGGCGGATATTTGCGCATTATAAAAGGAGGCGTGGAAGGTGTAGATATAAAAGAGTTTAAGTCTGTAATGGACGATTATGACGGGTATGATACATATAAAGTAGATGATCAGCGGTATGTTCGATTTAATAATTCTGCATTCGTTAGTAACTATAAACGAAATGATTTGTTGGCCACAAGAATGACACTATATTGTATTGATGTTGGAAAATTTGATAAAGAGAAATTTGACTTCTTTAAACAAATAAGTAAAATGGAAAATTTAATTACTGGGGTCAATCATCATAAATCACTTGCTGATGCATACCCACCAACTATGTCAATCGACGATGATAAAAATGGTGACTCTATAAGTAAAGGAAACAGTGCCAATGAAATTCAATTATTCGATGTAGTATATGCATGTATTACAATGGGAGGTATTCAAGGTGGATAA
- a CDS encoding SDR family oxidoreductase produces MEISKQVALVTGANRGLGYHLASELLARGAKVYAGARDPEAIQLPGAIPVQLDITDPQSIAKAAQAIPDLTLLVNNAGSHTGAALLDGDLDQIRLDMETHFFGNLSMIRAFAPILEKNGGGTILNILSVLSWFSVGNTGYSAAKSAEWNMTNTLRMALAPKNIKVSGLHVAFMDTDMTANVKAPKASPADIAKIAIDGVEADNYEIVADEFSRNVQRDFAGGVHALYPQLFQQN; encoded by the coding sequence ATGGAAATTTCAAAACAAGTTGCGTTGGTTACTGGTGCGAATCGTGGGTTGGGTTATCATCTTGCAAGTGAACTTCTCGCAAGAGGAGCGAAGGTTTATGCTGGAGCAAGAGATCCAGAAGCGATTCAATTGCCGGGCGCTATTCCAGTACAACTGGATATTACCGATCCTCAATCGATTGCGAAGGCAGCACAAGCCATTCCAGATCTGACTTTGTTGGTCAACAATGCTGGATCCCATACAGGCGCTGCTTTGCTGGATGGCGATTTGGATCAGATCAGATTGGATATGGAAACTCACTTTTTTGGCAACTTGTCGATGATCCGTGCATTTGCCCCGATTCTTGAGAAAAATGGCGGCGGGACGATTCTGAATATCCTCTCTGTTCTGTCCTGGTTTAGTGTAGGCAACACGGGATATTCTGCAGCGAAATCGGCGGAATGGAATATGACGAATACGCTTCGTATGGCTTTGGCTCCGAAAAATATAAAGGTTTCTGGGCTTCATGTGGCGTTTATGGACACAGACATGACTGCAAATGTAAAAGCACCAAAAGCAAGTCCTGCGGATATTGCGAAGATTGCCATCGACGGTGTTGAAGCAGACAACTACGAAATTGTCGCCGATGAATTTAGCCGTAACGTGCAACGTGACTTTGCTGGCGGCGTACATGCTTTGTATCCCCAATTGTTCCAACAAAATTAA
- a CDS encoding sugar phosphate isomerase/epimerase family protein, which yields MKPQIALQLWSIQDACEDNFYEALKKVKQSGYDGVEFAGYHGKSAAEVKSYLDELGLQVAASHLSFEALQRDFEGTLAFEKEIGNSRIVIPYASFQTLEAWHAFIEEMEEVAKKAAEEGFEFYYHNHANELTEIPGVDILAEMVQRTEQIDLEVDLYWLADAGLDAFSWLETHKDRIGLFHMKDMQDSPRESTEIGSGVLPMKEFVQFAKENEIPWLIVEQEEFQNYPPLEATAIDCQRLRAMVDEVHSE from the coding sequence ATGAAACCCCAAATTGCCTTGCAATTATGGAGTATTCAGGATGCATGTGAAGACAACTTTTATGAGGCGCTCAAAAAAGTGAAGCAAAGCGGATATGATGGCGTCGAATTTGCCGGCTATCATGGGAAAAGTGCCGCTGAAGTGAAAAGTTACTTAGATGAATTGGGGTTACAGGTTGCGGCTTCGCATCTTTCTTTTGAGGCTCTGCAACGGGATTTCGAAGGAACGTTAGCCTTCGAGAAGGAAATTGGAAATTCTCGGATCGTGATTCCTTATGCCAGCTTCCAGACCTTAGAAGCTTGGCACGCCTTCATTGAGGAAATGGAGGAGGTCGCGAAAAAGGCGGCAGAGGAAGGCTTCGAATTTTACTACCATAATCATGCCAATGAACTCACGGAAATCCCCGGCGTGGATATTCTGGCTGAAATGGTACAACGTACGGAACAAATCGACCTGGAAGTAGATCTGTACTGGCTGGCGGATGCCGGTTTGGACGCGTTCTCTTGGTTAGAAACGCATAAGGATCGGATTGGTCTTTTTCATATGAAAGATATGCAGGATTCTCCTCGGGAAAGCACGGAAATTGGTTCCGGCGTCCTGCCGATGAAGGAATTCGTCCAATTCGCTAAGGAGAACGAAATCCCATGGTTAATTGTGGAGCAAGAGGAGTTTCAGAACTATCCGCCATTAGAAGCTACAGCGATTGATTGCCAGCGTCTTCGAGCAATGGTCGATGAGGTCCATTCAGAATAA
- a CDS encoding GNAT family N-acetyltransferase, giving the protein MKDDQLAGAVWYRLFDETNPGYGYVDNETPELGIAIHPDFRGMGIGRILMNEIIKQAALDGYRSLSLSVDPTNTPAVELYQKLGFTYFGISGTSWTMKLDIDPKTKPTP; this is encoded by the coding sequence GTGAAGGACGATCAACTTGCGGGGGCGGTATGGTATAGACTGTTCGACGAAACGAATCCAGGGTATGGCTACGTCGATAACGAGACGCCCGAACTCGGGATCGCTATACATCCGGATTTTCGAGGGATGGGAATCGGGAGGATTTTAATGAATGAAATCATCAAGCAAGCAGCGCTTGACGGATACCGTTCGCTGTCCCTAAGCGTTGACCCAACCAATACTCCTGCCGTGGAACTCTATCAGAAATTAGGCTTTACCTACTTTGGGATCTCCGGAACCTCCTGGACAATGAAACTTGATATAGATCCAAAAACGAAACCCACGCCTTAA
- a CDS encoding alpha-amylase family glycosyl hydrolase — protein MKPFLKKSIITLLASTCLFTAWLIPSIAVPTVSAAPDTSVLNKQGFSTDVIYQIVTDRFADGDPSNNPSGAAYSPGCTNLKLYCGGDWRGIINKINEGYFAGMGVSALWISQPVENIYSVIDYSGVNSTSYHGYWARDFKRTNPAFGSMSDFQELINTAHAHNIKIIIDFAPNHTSPASETQPSFAENGRLYDNGNLIAGYTGDTNGIFHHNQGTNFSSLEDGIYRNLYDLADINHHNNVTDTYFKDAIKLWLNMGIDGIRVDAVKHMPEGWQKNWVASIAGYKPVFTFGEWFLGVGENDPNNIRFANESGMSLLDFQFGQKVRQVFRDNSDNMYGLNNMLTTTAANYKHIHDQVTFIDNHDMDRFKLGNNDRRLEQALAFTLMSRGVPAIYYGTEQYMTGNGDPANRGFMSGFSTSTTAYQVIGKLAPLRKSNPALAYGSTQERWINNDVFIFERKFGSSVALVAINRSTTNATSITGLQTSLPAGTYADELSGLLNGGSITVSSTGAVSAFNLPAGAVAVWQFAANESAPVIGNIGTDLGKAGTTLTIDGRGFGSTKGTVFFGTTAVTGSQILQWEDSQIQVTVPAITPGQYNIKVRSASSVDSNSYSSFNLLTGDQVSVRFIINNANTQLGENVYLTGNIAELGNWDPNKAMGPFFNQIIRTYPTWYYDVSVPAGTTLEFKFIKKNGTAVTWEGGANHSFTTPTSGVGTVEVNWQP, from the coding sequence ATGAAACCGTTTTTAAAAAAATCTATTATCACACTGCTTGCTTCCACCTGTCTCTTTACAGCATGGCTCATCCCCTCAATCGCCGTACCTACGGTAAGCGCCGCTCCCGATACGTCGGTTCTTAACAAACAGGGCTTCTCAACCGATGTAATCTATCAAATCGTGACCGACCGCTTCGCGGATGGAGATCCTTCCAACAATCCATCCGGCGCGGCCTATTCTCCCGGCTGTACGAATCTGAAGCTTTATTGCGGGGGAGACTGGCGGGGAATCATTAACAAGATTAACGAGGGTTATTTTGCCGGAATGGGTGTAAGCGCTTTATGGATCTCTCAACCGGTCGAAAATATTTACAGCGTCATCGACTACTCCGGTGTCAACAGCACATCCTATCACGGGTATTGGGCTCGCGACTTCAAACGGACGAATCCGGCGTTTGGCAGCATGAGCGATTTTCAGGAGCTCATCAACACGGCACATGCCCACAATATCAAGATCATTATTGATTTCGCACCTAACCACACCTCCCCTGCTTCGGAGACACAACCTTCCTTCGCCGAGAACGGTCGGCTGTACGATAATGGCAACCTGATCGCTGGGTACACGGGGGACACCAACGGAATTTTCCATCATAATCAGGGCACGAATTTCTCCTCGCTCGAGGATGGCATCTATCGGAATCTTTATGATCTGGCCGACATCAATCACCACAACAACGTAACGGATACTTACTTCAAGGACGCGATTAAGCTCTGGCTGAATATGGGGATCGATGGCATCCGGGTGGATGCGGTGAAGCATATGCCGGAGGGCTGGCAGAAAAACTGGGTCGCTTCGATCGCAGGGTATAAACCGGTGTTTACCTTTGGGGAATGGTTCCTTGGCGTTGGCGAAAATGATCCGAACAACATCCGATTCGCCAATGAATCCGGGATGAGTCTGCTCGACTTCCAATTTGGGCAAAAGGTCCGGCAGGTCTTCCGCGACAATTCAGATAATATGTACGGTTTAAATAACATGCTAACCACAACAGCAGCTAACTACAAACATATTCATGACCAAGTCACGTTTATCGACAACCATGATATGGATCGTTTTAAGCTGGGTAATAATGACCGTCGCTTGGAGCAAGCGTTGGCCTTCACGCTGATGTCACGCGGCGTTCCGGCCATCTATTACGGGACGGAGCAATATATGACGGGTAACGGGGATCCGGCCAACCGTGGTTTTATGAGTGGATTTTCAACTTCAACCACCGCCTATCAGGTCATCGGCAAGCTGGCACCGCTTCGCAAATCGAATCCGGCACTGGCATATGGAAGTACGCAGGAACGCTGGATCAATAATGATGTATTTATCTTCGAGCGTAAGTTCGGCAGCAGCGTAGCGCTAGTCGCAATTAACCGCAGCACAACCAACGCCACCTCGATCACCGGCTTGCAGACCTCCCTTCCGGCCGGTACTTACGCAGACGAGTTGAGCGGACTGCTTAACGGCGGCAGTATTACGGTAAGTTCCACGGGAGCCGTCTCCGCCTTTAACCTGCCTGCAGGGGCCGTCGCCGTATGGCAATTTGCAGCGAACGAGTCCGCACCGGTGATTGGCAATATCGGAACGGACCTGGGCAAAGCAGGCACGACGCTGACGATTGATGGCCGAGGCTTTGGCAGTACGAAAGGGACGGTCTTCTTTGGCACGACGGCAGTCACCGGCAGCCAGATTTTGCAGTGGGAAGATTCCCAGATCCAAGTGACGGTTCCGGCAATCACCCCAGGGCAATATAACATCAAAGTCCGCAGCGCTTCCTCCGTAGACAGCAACAGCTACAGCAGCTTTAACCTGCTGACAGGGGATCAAGTCTCGGTCCGTTTCATCATCAACAATGCCAACACACAATTAGGCGAAAATGTCTACCTTACAGGCAACATCGCCGAACTTGGCAACTGGGATCCGAACAAAGCGATGGGTCCGTTCTTTAATCAGATCATCAGGACGTATCCGACCTGGTACTACGATGTTAGCGTGCCAGCCGGAACAACCTTGGAGTTCAAGTTTATTAAAAAGAACGGGACAGCCGTGACCTGGGAAGGCGGCGCGAACCACAGCTTCACAACGCCAACGAGCGGTGTCGGCACGGTTGAGGTCAACTGGCAGCCATAA